A window from Fusarium musae strain F31 chromosome 8, whole genome shotgun sequence encodes these proteins:
- a CDS encoding hypothetical protein (EggNog:ENOG41) — translation MDFTNASYTNLPSPASIRLLSFIKRPRQLSPPSILGEPLLEFIIETFDIHEAPVFDLISSTWGNPDSADPGDIDEYGPMHLYPVTIDGKLMFLPRNIYEALKMAQKVNDPVEKRNEIFLETELVTAVENNHRPKVQQLLEQGAHIHAQDCFGKTAIHHAAQLGHYDIINTLLDYGASMKVIDSHGKTPMDYITYNKPKDWESIEDIAYKMQKAPEERELVPVPEVIRVGRPMWIDAICIDQSNPEERANHGLLIKHIYRRASSVIAWVGDQNDETKLAPEAILSILRADGKDPDETMSDDTPSPTNPGCSYIPSKEQKSSVIRLLQRSWFEREELMHEVAFGRAITVYCGMDAIPFSSIMEFLRREAYSGTFLPSNLHVWSLLGNTGSKKRRSLELRSRTKRMRRDSTDE, via the coding sequence ATGGATTTCACCAACGCTTCATACACGAATCTTCCttcaccagcctcaatccGTCTACTGTCATTCATCAAAAGACCACGCCAGCTTTCACCTCCTTCGATTTTAGGTGAACCTCTACTAGAATTCATCATAGAAACGTTCGACATTCACGAAGCCCCAGTTTTCGATCTCATCTCTTCAACATGGGGAAATCCAGATAGTGCTGATCCAGGCGATATTGATGAATACGGGCCTATGCATCTCTATCCCGTCACCATCGACGGAAAACTAATGTTTCTCCCGAGAAACATATATGAAGCTCTCAAAATGGCTCAAAAAGTTAACGATCCCGTTGAAAAGCGCAATGAGATTTTCTTGGAGACAGAGTTGGTGACAGCTGTGGAAAATAATCATCGACCCAAGGTTCAGCAGTTGTTGGAGCAAGGTGCTCATATCCATGCGCAGGATTGTTTTGGCAAGACGGCGATACATCATGCAGCACAACTTGGTCATtacgacatcatcaacacccttCTTGACTATGGAGCCAGCATGAAAGTAATCGACTCGCATGGTAAAACACCGATGGATTACATCACGTATAACAAGCCAAAAGATTGGGAGAGCATTGAGGATATTGCGTACAAGATGCAAAAGGCGCCAGAGGAGAGAGAACTAGTCCCAGTTCCTGAGGTTATACGAGTCGGGAGGCCGATGTGGATTGATGCGATTTGCATCGATCAGAGCAATCCGGAGGAGCGAGCGAATCATGGCCTTCTGATCAAACATATTTACCGCCGTGCTAGTTCTGTCATAGCATGGGTTGGAGATCAGAACGACGAAACGAAGCTTGCGCCAGAAGCCATATTATCTATCCTTCGAGCTGATGGCAAAGACCCGGATGAGACTATGTCCGATGATACACCTTCCCCCACAAATCCAGGATGTTCATACATCCCATCGAAGGAGCAAAAGTCGTCTGTCATCAGATTACTACAAAGATCTTGGTTTGAACGGGAAGAACTTATGCATGAGGTTGCTTTCGGTCGAGCGATCACTGTTTACTGCGGCATGGATGCGATTCCGTTTTCATCCATAATGGAGTTTCTCAGACGGGAGGCATACAGTGGTACCTTTCTGCCTTCCAACCTTCATGTTTGGTCTTTGCTTGGTAATACGGGGTCTAAGAAGCGACGTTCGCTTGAGTTACgatcaagaacaaagagGATGCGACGAGATTCGACTGATGAATGA
- a CDS encoding hypothetical protein (EggNog:ENOG41) encodes MSGLEIPAFIIGLGGLISVFEKGFEVWRVIRRAEDFGDDVADWMCKLEMEFFRFQTWWTALEHLAISKRSSHSVLSVPLQSSPLQTTLDKQFGKPIIGAATSVLRLLEKIEGILQRNGVLVVMQAEPLITDQGADFVETTAKSRQRLKRFASDLLKHTPWTTRIKHNTSPWKEDSDKTALDDSLESIIYWNNTLYSILPQSIRDSILELGIAGYALDSTENIKDIVNLSNDRNGKLSQSAKLMAIRQRFKDGAGLSADVDAILQKMELKEVAFEGLVAADVFKGCQYTISQYTCQNGDISRVLIEWVPIPKDFDAYKLAHSRMARISYTLQQIGTFSAIQPLPALGFIEFGGARSFGLVSTLPRGFPSSAKVYTLYDMLAGGQKSAAGSKSVSRVQHALPTLNQRLQLASKLVMGFYTFLLTRWHHERFNSMHIAFLIDETDTQSKAIDLGQPIIGGFAISRPDSPTELSISASVEDAEIIYLHPDIRKRLKSGAKETGNEQRFQRVHDIYAVGLLLAEIGYWRPIAKVAESRAKGSKADSMSPVQFKEAVIKKCQSDLGFFAGETYRDITLRCLLAGEPGGVQAENDAAGLNNLYWDVGINLMTS; translated from the coding sequence ATGTCTGGTCTTGAGATACCAGCCTTTATCATCGGCCTCGGCGGTCTGATTTCTGTTTTTGAGAAGGGCTTTGAAGTATGGCGCGTCATCCGAAGAGCTGAGGATTTTGGGGATGATGTTGCGGATTGGATGTGcaagttggagatggagtTCTTTCGATTCCAGACTTGGTGGACTGCTTTGGAGCACCTTGCGATTTCGAAAAGGTCGTCGCATTCTGTTCTCAGTGTGCCGCTTCAGTCATCGCCTTTGCAGACGACGCTGGACAAGCAGTTCGGCAAGCCCATTATTGGTGCTGCAACGAGCGTCTTGAGGTTGCTCGAGAAGATTGAGGGAATACTGCAACGAAATGGTGTTTTGGTCGTCATGCAAGCCGAACCGCTTATCACAGATCAAGGCGCAGACTTCGTCGAGACTACAGCAAAATCGCGACAGCGACTCAAGCGATTCGCTAGTGATCTCTTGAAGCATACACCATGGACGACTCGGATTAAGCACAACACCAGCCCATGGAAAGAGGACTCTGACAAAACCGCGCTCGATGATTCCCTGGAGTCCATAATCTACTGGAACAACACTCTTTACAGCATACTGCCCCAGAGTATTCGGGACAGTATCCTCGAGCTCGGAATCGCAGGTTACGCTCTGGACTCGACAGAAAACATCAAGGACATCGTCAATTTGTCTAATGATCGAAACGGAAAATTAAGCCAAAGTGCTAAATTGATGGCGATACGGCAGCGCTTCAAAGATGGCGCGGGCTTGAGCGCTGATGTGGATGCTATACTCCAGAAGATGGAGCTCAAAGAGGTCGCATTCGAGGGCCTTGTCGCAGCCGATGTCTTCAAGGGATGTCAATATACGATCTCTCAGTACACATGTCAAAACGGTGATATTTCTCGAGTCCTCATCGAATGGGTACCCATTCCAAAAGACTTCGACGCTTATAAGCTGGCCCACAGTCGTATGGCACGTATCTCATATACTCTACAACAAATTGGGACGTTTTCAGCAATACAGCCCTTGCCAGCTCTTGGATTCATTGAGTTTGGGGGTGCAAGATCTTTTGGTCTTGTGTCGACTTTGCCTCGCGGTTTTCCATCATCGGCCAAGGTTTATACACTTTACGATATGCTAGCTGGTGGCCAAAAGTCGGCGGCGGGTAGCAAATCAGTTTCACGAGTACAGCATGCGCTTCCAACTCTGAACCAGCGGCTTCAGCTTGCTTCAAAACTAGTAATGGGCTTCTACACTTTTCTCTTGACTCGATGGCATCACGAGCGGTTCAACTCTATGCACATTGCGTTCCTAATAGATGAGACGGACACACAGTCGAAGGCAATTGACCTTGGTCAACCTATCATTGGAGGCTTCGCAATATCTCGGCCAGATTCGCCGACTGAGCTATCCATCTCAGCGTcagttgaagatgccgaaATTATTTACCTGCATCCCGACATACGCAAGCGTCTCAAGTCAGGAGCCAAAGAGACTGGCAACGAACAGCGCTTCCAGCGAGTCCATGACATTTACGCTGTTGGACTATTACTAGCTGAGATTGGCTACTGGCGACCCATTGCAAAAGTCGCTGAGTCCAGAGCAAAAGGTTCAAAAGCAGACTCCATGTCTCCCGTTCAGTTCAAAGAAGCCGTCATAAAGAAATGCCAATCAGACCTAGGCTTCTTCGCAGGGGAGACTTACAGGGATATCACGCTGCGATGCTTACTGGCTGGTGAGCCCGGCGGTGTTCAGGCAGAAAACGACGCTGCTGGATTGAATAACCTGTATTGGGACGTTGGAATAAATCTGATGACTAGTTAG
- a CDS encoding hypothetical protein (EggNog:ENOG41) produces MHYATLTTLVLALTTNVAAQQGTATVDLSKNHGPAKALGSGFIYGWPDNGTSVDTSIPDFLVTDIKFNSNRGGGAQIPSLGWARGGYEGYLGRFNSTLSNYRTTRKYNADFILLPHDLWGADGGQGSNSPFPGDNGNWTEMELFWNQLVSDLKAHNMLEGLVIDVWNEPDIDIFWDRSWSQFLEYYNRATKLLRELTGRIRKTLPKTLLSGPAMAHSPILSDDKWHTWLQSVAGNKTVPDIYSWHQIGAWEREPDSTIPDFTTLRAQYGVPEKPIDVNEYAARDEQNPANSVYYLSQLERHNLRGLRANWGSGSDLHNWMGNLIYSTTGTSEGTYYPNGEWQSYKYYAAMAGQRLVTKASSDLKFDVFATKQDRKIKILAGTRTVQAKYNIKISGLEVVGLPKKGTVKVRTYRFDWAGPNGKVDGPVDLGEKKYTYSANTVSSPST; encoded by the exons ATGCACTACGCCACCCTCACCACTTTGGTGCTGGCTCTGACCACCAACGTCGCTGCACAGCAAGGCACAGCAACTGTCGACCTCTCCAAAAATCATGGACCGGCGAAGGCCCTTGGTTCAGGCTTCATCTACGGCTGGCCTGACAACGGAACAAGCGTCGACACCTCCATACCGGATTTCTTGGTAACTGACATCAAATTCAACTCAAACCGCGGCGGTGGCGCCCAAATCCCATCGCTGGGTTGGGCCAGAGGTGGCTATGAAGGATACCTCGGCCGCTTCAACTCAACCTTATCTAACTATCGCACCACGCGTAAGTATAACGCTGACTTTATCTTGTTGCCTCATGACCTCTGGGGTGCGGATGGCGGGCAGGGTTCAAACTCCCCGTTTCCTGGCGACAATGGCAATTGGACTGAGATGGAGTTATTCTGGAATCAGCTTGTGTCTGACTTGAAGGCTCATAATATGCTGGAAGGTCTTGTGATTGATGTTTGGAACGAGCCTGATATTGATATCTTTTGGGATCGCTCGTGGTCGCAGTTTCTTGAGTATTACAATCGTGCGACCAAACTCCTTCG TGAGCTGACTGGTCGAATTAGAAAAACACTTCCCAAAACTCTTCTCAGTGGCCCAGCCATGGCACATTCTCCCATTTTGTCCGATGATAAATGGCATACCTGGCTTCAATCAGTAGCGGGTAACAAGACAGTCCCTGATATTTACTCCTGGCATCAGATTGGCGCTTGGGAACGTGAGCCGGATAGCACCATCCCCGACTTTACCACCTTGCGGGCGCAATATGGCGTTCCCGAAAAGCCCATTGACGTCAATGAGTACGCTGCACGCGATGAGCAGAATCCAGCCAACTCCGTCTACTACCTCTCTCAACTAGAGCGTCATAACCTCAGAGGTCTTCGCGCAAACTGGGGTAGCGGATCTGACCTGCACAACTGGATGGGCAACTTGATTTACAGCACTACCGGTACCTCGGAGGGGACTTACTACCCTAATGGTGAATGGCAGTCTTACAAGTACTATGCGGCCATGGCAGGGCAGAGACTTGTGACCAAAGCATCGTCGGACTTGAAGTTTGATGTCTTTGCCACTAAGCAAGACCGTAAGATTAAGATTCTAGCCGGCACGAGGACCGTTCAAGCAAAGTATAACATCAAAATCAGCGGTTTGGAAGTAGTAGGACTTCCTAAGAAGGGTACGGTAAAAGTCCGGACTTATCGGTTCGACTGGGCTGGGCCGAATGGAAAGGTTGACGGACCTGTTGATTTGGGGGAGAAGAAGTATACTTATTCGGCCAATACGGTGAGCAGCCCCTCTACTTGA
- a CDS encoding hypothetical protein (EggNog:ENOG41), translated as MAEFTIDDQKLEALKGKVVIVTGGSSGIGLSTVDLLLSLGASVVSGDVQPPPEEHKGSFTFVKTDVSVWGDLIALFKKAKEVYGRIDHVFANAGVGPRTDYLATDVDENGDLKEPSHQLLDISLKGVINTSTLAINYLRQQPEGGSILISGSTTGLQRVRAVDYSTAKHGVLGWGRGLVPLLAAAQLPIRVNTLAPSWTDSSVLPSLKALLDAINVELQPASVVARCAAFLMADSSKNGQLVHIERGKYAEIDEAVLLPTFGKIKSDDYPWEDDVLDRLSKLG; from the exons ATGGCTGAGTTTACTATCGACGATCAAAAGCTGGAGgccctcaagggcaaggttgTCATCGTGACTG GAGGATCTTCCGGTATTGGTTTATCCACTGTTGACTTGCTTTTGTCGCTTGGCGCCTCGGTAGTCAGCGGCGATGTGCAGCCTCCCCCGGAGGAGCACAAGGGATCATTTACCTTTGTCAAGACCGATGTTTCAGTTTGGGGTGATTTGATTGCGCtgttcaagaaggccaaggaggttTATGGCCGTATTGACCATGTTTTTGCGAATGCTGGTGTTGGGCCTAGGACGGATTACTTGGCtactgatgttgatgagaatggagaCTTGAAGGAGCCCTCGCACCAGCTTCTTGACATTAGCTTGAAGGGAGTCATCAACACTTCGACGCTGGCTATTAACTATCTGAGACAACAGCCTGAGGGAGGTAGCATTCTCATTAGTGGCTCGACGACGGGTCTTCAGCGTGTTCGAGCTGTGGATTACT CCACCGCCAAGCACGGTGTTCTAGGCTGGGGACGCGGTCTCGTGCCCCTGCTCGCCGCAGCTCAACTTCCTATCCGCGTGAACACACTAGCACCTAGCTGGACAGACAGCAGTGTCTTGCCATCGCTGAAGGCTCTTCTTGATGCCATTAACGTTGAACTACAGCCTGCTTCTGTTGTCGCACGTTGCGCCGCTTTCCTTATGGCTGATTCGTCCAAGAACGGACAGCTTGTGCATATTGAGCGTGGAAAGTATGCTGAGATTGACGAGGCTGTTTTATTGCCGACATTTGGAAAGATTAAGAGCGATGATTATCCTTGGGAGGACGATGTTTTGGACCGTCTTTCAAAGCTTGGTTAA
- a CDS encoding hypothetical protein (EggNog:ENOG41): MGYSEVLCHICGVSFNINRSRTDKEPRSAAWGYQTLAMNPENSHGRWGCYYVKRDGVQDPGAASLETVKYIPPKMEPEDSSDDGWTSDTPDDEWEHIAGPECEYNGAYNGNHISAEAMKGCQTSQCLVPRGNDWQPEINDQDFETSGKFFLSGLSDDMPSRDMGWPSVSPARHGMDDVRAENIIWDAEDADEYCMPFHPACFEIFKRASLYRYGSVDVQCLMQWWRLEPEYEDFHGFPRHPAVKAAAEQWWSHERGGEFLVANPCFVPGLDDLLQSTQSVEHTLGNESSPSGSIVSTEPAPSDPFSKLPSEMIREILIHLRFKDLANLRLTSRVFLHLPNTVLYELTVQETPWLYEAWSSLPISFWATTTQAEIERGGSINTTPHPVKLLGKGETDWLRLQMELSRNWKTMLGLQNRRRIWNDCQEILNRVDEYRNQGKI; this comes from the coding sequence ATGGGCTACTCTGAAGTTCTCTGCCACATTTGTGGCGTCAGTTTCAACATCAACCGCTCTCGAACAGACAAAGAGCCTCGAAGCGCAGCCTGGGGTTATCAGACCCTTGCGATGAACCCTGAAAACAGTCACGGTCGGTGGGGATGCTACTACGTGAAGAGAGACGGAGTTCAAGACCCTGGGGCTGCCTCACTGGAGACAGTCAAGTATATCCCGCCTAAAATGGAACCAGAAGATTCATCCGACGATGGATGGACATCGGACACGCCGGATGATGAATGGGAACACATCGCAGGACCAGAGTGCGAGTACAACGGAGCCTATAACGGGAATCACATCTCCGCAGAGGCCATGAAAGGCTGTCAAACATCCCAGTGCCTTGTACCAAGAGGCAATGATTGGCAGCCGGAGATAAACGACCAGGACTTTGAAACTTCGGGTAAATTCTTCCTCAGCGGTTTGTCCGACGACATGCCCAGTAGAGATATGGGTTGGCCGTCTGTTTCTCCCGCGCGTCATGGCATGGACGATGTCAGAGCTGAGAACATCATTTGGGATGCTGAAGATGCGGACGAGTACTGTATGCCTTTTCATCCGGCCTGCTTCGAGATATTCAAGAGAGCTTCTCTATATCGGTATGGAAGCGTTGATGTTCAGTGCTTGATGCAATGGTGGCGTCTCGAACCAGAGTACGAAGACTTCCATGGCTTTCCCCGTCATCCCGCTGTCAAAGCGGCTGCTGAGCAGTGGTGGAGTCACGAACGTGGAGGTGAATTCCTAGTGGCCAACCCTTGCTTCGTTCCTGGACTAGACGATCTCCTGCAATCGACACAGAGCGTGGAACATACCCTTGGAAACGAGTCTAGCCCTTCTGGAAGTATCGTATCAACGGAACCAGCCCCTTCCGACCCATTCTCAAAGCTCCCTAGCGAAATGATTCGTGAGATTCTTATCCATCTCCGTTTCAAGGACCTTGCCAACCTGCGACTCACCTCTCGCGTATTTCTGCATCTCCCGAACACGGTTTTGTACGAGTTGACAGTTCAAGAGACTCCTTGGTTGTATGAGGCATGGTCATCGTTGCCTATCTCTTTCTGGGCAACAACGACTCAAGCAGAGATCGAACGCGGAGGTAGCATTAACACAACTCCTCATCCAGTCAAGCTGCTCGGAAAAGGTGAAACAGACTGGCTCCGTCTTCAAATGGAGCTGTCAAGGAATTGGAAAACCATGCTTGGGCTGCAGAATCGACGCAGAATCTGGAATGATTGCCAGGAGATCTTGAATCGGGTGGATGAATACCGAAATCAGGGCAAGATCTGA
- a CDS encoding hypothetical protein (EggNog:ENOG41), whose amino-acid sequence MLRICDARRRFVWTLWGLICMTVITAIIFILATANVCHPITTLWGETTHGYCNTKLNSSVGFFFSAVSIIVDWTLAILPGLLLWNIQMKNRVKFPVIVMLGLGAFASCATVVRLGYLTLYNNPEEFMYSTGAIGLWSIVEEGIGIIAGSMPALRPLLNLPVFRSTYASNTGSNGISSRMNPPHVSGNKHTRIVSDNRKSSLELNDFRSGMTTRVGYGNDDKIRQSIDDGDSQKYILKQTRVVMTTEQT is encoded by the exons ATGCTCCGAATTTGCGATGCACGCCGTCGGTTCGTCTGGACCTTATGGGGACTCATTTGCATGACTGTCATcaccgccatcatcttcatcctcgccaCGGCGAACGTTTGCCATCCGATAACAACATTGTGGGGAGAAACGACGCATGGATACTGTAACACAAAACTCAACAGTAGTGTtgggttcttcttctctgctgtTTCGATTATCGTAGACTGGACGCTGGCTATTCTTCCTGGTCTCTTGCTGTGGAATATACAGATGAAGAATAGGGTCAAGTTCCCGGTTATTGTCatgcttggtcttggtgcttT TGCCAGTTGCGCCACCGTCGTCCGACTCGGCTACCTCACACTCTACAACAACCCCGAAGAATTCATGTACAGCACCGGCGCAATCGGCCTCTGGTCTATTGTCGAAGAGGGCATCGGAATCATCGCCGGCTCAATGCCTGCCCTTCGTCCACTTCTCAACCTCCCCGTGTTCCGCAGCACGTACGCCAGCAACACGGGGTCCAACGGAATCTCGAGTCGAATGAACCCACCTCATGTCTCTGGCAACAAACATACCCGGATCGTTTCAGATAATCGAAAGTCAAGTTTAGAGTTGAATGATTTTCGATCGGGCATGACAACACGAGTGGGTTATGGTAATGACGATAAGATTAGGCAGAgtattgatgatggagatagtCAGAAGTACATCTTGAAGCAAACGCGTGTTGTGATGACGACCGAGCAAACATAG